One Bacteroidota bacterium genomic window, GATGCAGTGATGGAGCCGCCGGTATATGCATCTCTGCGTTTAAATAAAGCATATGAATTTGAACCGGTACCTGATGGTGTTGATGCAAAGTTCATAAAAGGTGGACAAGCGAATCTTTGGACAGAGCAGGTTTATAATTACCGCCATTTACAATACATGGTTTGGCCCCGGGCATTAGCAATTGCCGAATCAGTTTGGAGTCCAAAATCAAAAAAGAACTGGAATAATTTTGCAACAAAAGTGGAAAATCATTTTACACGATTTGAAGCCGCCGATAAGAAGTATTCGCCTGCTGTTTATGATCCTATTTTTAAATCCAAAAAAGGCGCAGCTAATGAATTGCTGCTGGACATAAGTACTGAGATAACCGGGTTGGATATTCATTACAGTTTTGACAATTCATTTCCCGATAATTACTATCCGAAGTTTACACAAACCATAACAGTGCCTAAGGATGCAACCACACTGAAGGTAATTACGTACAGGAATGGGAAGGCAATGGGAAGAATGACGGTAATGCCTGTGGAAGAGCTTAAGAAACGGGCAGGTATAAAATAGAGATATCTGAACATTTTTAATTAATAATTTGTTATCCCGGTGAACAGATTAAGAAAAAAAGCCGGGAAGCAGTTACATTTACAGAATAAAATAATAAAACATGAATTCGAAAATTTTAGCTTTTGCTACATTTCTTTTTTTAGGGTCAACAGCTTTTTCACAGTCAGTAAAACTGTCACTTGGTGCCGGTGCAAAATATGAAGTGATTACTACAATGAAGATGTCTTCATCCGCCAATGCAATGGGCCAGACAATTGAGACAGGCATGGATAATGAAAACACCGAGCTTTTTGATGTGAAATCCGTTACAACAAATAATAACGAACTGAGTGCAGTCCTCAAACGGATAAAGTTTAACCTCTCGGGAATGGGTCAGGACATGAGCTATGACAGCGATAATAAAGAAAGCAAAGGTGAATTAGCCGAAGCCTTTGGTAAGAAAGTAGGAAAACCTTACCAGGTATTATATGATGATAATGGCAAAGTGCTTAATAAAGATGTGGTCGCTGAAGCAAAGCCTGAAATGCCGATACCCGGTGCGCCGGCGCCTTCTGGAAAAGTTGAACTTATCGATGAAATATTTATAGGGAAGCAATTAACAAACGGATACAGTTGGTATGATTCCACGACTACTGATGTCGACAAAATGAAAACAACAATTAAAGGAACTTATAAAGTGCTGAGTGTGCTGAATAATAATGCTACTATTATGTTTGAAGGAATTCAGCAGCAAACCGGAGTAATGGAGCAAATGGGCATGGAATTGAATATGAGCGGAACGAGTAATGTGACAAAAGAATTCTTACTTGATTTAAAGACCGGGCTCATCATCCAGTCAAATACAAAAACAAAAGGCACCAGCAATATTGAAGTGATGGGCACAAACATACCTGTAGAAACGGATGTGACAACGACAAAAAAGATCAAATTGGTGCAGAACTAATCGCCAGAAATAATAATATCATATTTAAGCAGTAAGCCTGCAACAGAGGGAAATGAAAATTTCCCTTTCTTTATTTTGTTGAGTTCAGGATCGATGGAATAATTAAATGCAGTTCGGAGATCGGCTTTTTCCAGTATTGTGTTCTCAAATTTTGTGTCCTTCAGATCGCATTTATCAAAATTGGATTCAGTTAGATCGGTTTCAGTAAAATCAGCTTCCTGTAAACTACATCCTCTGAAACTTGTCTTTTTCATTTTGCGTTTATAGAAAGAACAGAAATTGAGTATGCAGTTATCAAACCTTGCAGAAAAAATAAATTCATTGCAGTTTTCAAAGTGAAGACCAAGCATTTTACAATCTTTGAACAGAACATCGCCAAATGTGGTTTGAATGACTTTTGCTGAACTAAGATTACAGTCAATAAACTCACAATCGGTAAAATTAATGTCCGACAGATCGATGCCGGAGAAATTACAATTCAGAAAATAGCAACCCTCATAATCTGCTTTTTCAATTTGCTTTTCTGTATAATCTTCTTTTTCATATTTCTGATCTGTGATATAATTCTTTTGCATTTGCTTCTATAATTTTTCAGGTTGACGGTAAAAGTACTGAAAAGGATATTTTAACTTTCGGATTCAGATTCATTGTTTAATTTTCAGGTTAAATAAGTTGATATGAATAAAATAAGTATAGCCTTACTGTTGATTTTCAGTTTTACTTCAATTATAGCCCAGGAACCACCTGCTTCTGCCGATGCAATAATGAAAGAAGCTTATGCAATAGCTAAAAAAGAAAACAAAAAAGTATTCGTGATATTTCATGCGTCCTGGTGCGGCTGGTGTAGAAAAATGGATACCTCGATGAGTGATGCTTCTTGTAAAAAATTCTTCAATGATAATTTTGTAGTCCGTCATATGGTAGTGGATGAGAGCAAAGACAAAAAAAACCTGGAGACACCCGGTGGACAAGAGTTTAAAACAAAATACAGGGGCGAAGGAATGGGTTTGCCCTTCTGGTTGATATTTGATAATAAAGGCAACCTGCTGGCAGATGCTAAAATAAGACCTGCAGGCGCCAGTATAGATACAGAAGGAAACAATACCGGCTGCCCGGCTAACGAAGAAGAGGTAAACTATTTTGTTGAAGTGTTGAAGAAAACTACTTCATTAAAAAATGATGAATTAGAAATGATCAGGAAACGATTCAGGAAAAACGAAATGTAATTTTCTTTATTACCTGACAATGGTAACAATTCCCTTTTCAGCTTTTGTGATATTATCGAAAGTTGTGTATTCGATCATCCAGACATATACACCTATTGGCTGGTCAGCTCCTTTATATTTTCCATCCCATCCTTGACCCATTGTTGAAGTAGTAAATACAGGATTTCCCCAACGATTATAGATAGAAAATTTATTCAGCGATTTCATCCCAACGAGATAAGGGATCAAAAGATCATTAAGACCATCCCTATTGGGTGTAAAAGCAGTAGGCATATAGATCCCTATTTTTTTTACTACCACTATTTTTACTGTATCTGTTGTAACGCAAGTATGTTTGTCAGTAATTTCAATGGTATATTGAACATCACCGGTTCCGGTAAATTGAGTATGGGCACTTGCATAATTGGTTAGTTGTGCCCGTGGACGCCAGTTATAAGTATTTCCAATTGTATCCCGGGCACTGATCGCTTTAGTGTTTCCCGTTAATACAACAATATCGGGATAACGAATTCCAGCGGCTTGTTTATTTACAAGCACTGATTTAGTAACTGACTGGGGATCGTCTTCACAACCCAACATCGTCATTTGAAGAGTAACATCAATTCTGCCGGGGTTGGTATAAGTAAGTGGCAATGGATCTTTCAAAGAAGAAACAGGCCCTCCATTATTAAAACTCCAGTTATAATCTGCCTGCGGTATTCCGTTTTGATTGCTCAGGTTCCTGAATAGAACAGGGCGGCCAACACAAATAGAGTCCCATGAAAAACCTGGGACACCATTTATAAAAACCCTGGCGATTCCTGTGATGCTGTCTTTGCAACCAAAGTTTGTACTTGTTACCAGCTCAATAGTGTATTGACCAACATTTGAAAAAGTTTTTATTGCATTCTGTGTTTGTAAAGAATTGCCATCGCTGAATTTCCAGGTATAGTTCATCGGTGCCGCGTCACTCACTGACGATGCATTGGTAAAAGCAAAAGCATTATTTGTTACACATCCTGTATCCAGCAACGGTGAAAAAAGTGCTTGCGGTATTGCATGAATCTGTATAGGTATACTCCTTGTTGAATCTATACAACCATTCTCATTTACCTGTGCCCAGTAACTGCCCGTTATTGTGGGTTGATAGCTGCTGGATATAGCGCCGTTAATAGGACTATTATTAAAATACCATTGAGTGGAAACAGATGAATTGCTTGCTGTTAAACTGCCCGCCAATGGATCACCCACACAATATTGATTTTTTCCCGTTAATCGTATTGAAGTATCCACTGTCTTCGGAAAAATAATTACAGTATCATAGCCGGAACAGCCTGTCCATGGGTTTGTTGTTTTTAAAACGAATTCTGTTGGTGTGTTTGTAATACCCCATCCCATTGGGTTTGATATCGTGGGGTCACTTACCTGGTTGGCCGGCGTCCATGCATATATGAAATCCGGAGTTGGCGGACTTCCTACCTGCACCTGTCGATAGTTACATGCAGTGGCATCAATACCTGCATCTGAAAAAGTCTGTGAGATTGTCATCGTTGCATATAAGGTATCCCTGCACCCGAAACCGGGATAAGGAATGACGATTACAGGAAACACAGTACCTACTGATGGCGGCGGTGACAGTGTTAATAGCTGTGTATTGGAGAGCAGTTGTGTAAATGTATTATCAGCATACCATTCATATGACTGAAAACCAAAAGGGGCCGTTAGTATGGTGCGATTCTCACCAACACAAATAGTAGTACCCTGGATAGCACCACTGCAATTTGAATTAACATCTATATAAGCATATCCAAAATGGGCACGGGGTGTACAGTCACTTGTTATAAATTCAATTTCAATAGTTCTTCCTGCAAGTCCCGTAAGGTTAAGTGTAACAGGTGTCCAGTCTTTATACAATACACTTGGATTAATTGGTGAAGTTCGAAAGCCTGGCAAGGATGATGAAGCGATAAAATCAAATGTAACACAAGGCAGTTGTGCACCTGTCGTGAGGTCAGTTATTTTTGCTCTGAAACGTGGCTGTTCTTCAATTGTATGATTAGGATTTTGAAGTACCACTGCATACTGGAAAAAAATAGAAAATACAGGTGCATTTGCGGGAATAACATAGGTATATGAAATACCCTCGGCTTCTGCGTTGGCCTGGGAACTACCTAATCGTACACTGAATCCGCTGCCGTTTGGACAGGACTGTGGGAAGCCACCATAAACGTCATTTCCTGATCCAGCTGGGATAATAGTATGCCTGTCATTTACCTGTCCTGTACCGGTCCACACTACTTTGTTAACCCCGTTACTAAGAATCACATTTCCGGTACGGCAAACCCAGTTAGTAAAATCTCCAAACTCAAAATCAAGATTGGGAGGGCAAACGCCGGGTTGTGCTTTAGTGGTTATACTAAAAGCATTCAAAGTAATTATCAATATGAAAAGTCTGTGCAGTATTACTGGTTAGTTTTGAAAACTTAGATAAATGGGAAAGGGAATTGGGCATTTAAAGGTAAAATATTTCTGTGAACAGAAATAACGGTATATACGACAGGCCGG contains:
- a CDS encoding PKD domain-containing protein yields the protein MIITLNAFSITTKAQPGVCPPNLDFEFGDFTNWVCRTGNVILSNGVNKVVWTGTGQVNDRHTIIPAGSGNDVYGGFPQSCPNGSGFSVRLGSSQANAEAEGISYTYVIPANAPVFSIFFQYAVVLQNPNHTIEEQPRFRAKITDLTTGAQLPCVTFDFIASSSLPGFRTSPINPSVLYKDWTPVTLNLTGLAGRTIEIEFITSDCTPRAHFGYAYIDVNSNCSGAIQGTTICVGENRTILTAPFGFQSYEWYADNTFTQLLSNTQLLTLSPPPSVGTVFPVIVIPYPGFGCRDTLYATMTISQTFSDAGIDATACNYRQVQVGSPPTPDFIYAWTPANQVSDPTISNPMGWGITNTPTEFVLKTTNPWTGCSGYDTVIIFPKTVDTSIRLTGKNQYCVGDPLAGSLTASNSSVSTQWYFNNSPINGAISSSYQPTITGSYWAQVNENGCIDSTRSIPIQIHAIPQALFSPLLDTGCVTNNAFAFTNASSVSDAAPMNYTWKFSDGNSLQTQNAIKTFSNVGQYTIELVTSTNFGCKDSITGIARVFINGVPGFSWDSICVGRPVLFRNLSNQNGIPQADYNWSFNNGGPVSSLKDPLPLTYTNPGRIDVTLQMTMLGCEDDPQSVTKSVLVNKQAAGIRYPDIVVLTGNTKAISARDTIGNTYNWRPRAQLTNYASAHTQFTGTGDVQYTIEITDKHTCVTTDTVKIVVVKKIGIYMPTAFTPNRDGLNDLLIPYLVGMKSLNKFSIYNRWGNPVFTTSTMGQGWDGKYKGADQPIGVYVWMIEYTTFDNITKAEKGIVTIVR
- a CDS encoding thioredoxin family protein, which translates into the protein MNKISIALLLIFSFTSIIAQEPPASADAIMKEAYAIAKKENKKVFVIFHASWCGWCRKMDTSMSDASCKKFFNDNFVVRHMVVDESKDKKNLETPGGQEFKTKYRGEGMGLPFWLIFDNKGNLLADAKIRPAGASIDTEGNNTGCPANEEEVNYFVEVLKKTTSLKNDELEMIRKRFRKNEM
- a CDS encoding pentapeptide repeat-containing protein: MQKNYITDQKYEKEDYTEKQIEKADYEGCYFLNCNFSGIDLSDINFTDCEFIDCNLSSAKVIQTTFGDVLFKDCKMLGLHFENCNEFIFSARFDNCILNFCSFYKRKMKKTSFRGCSLQEADFTETDLTESNFDKCDLKDTKFENTILEKADLRTAFNYSIDPELNKIKKGKFSFPSVAGLLLKYDIIISGD